Within the Setaria viridis chromosome 3, Setaria_viridis_v4.0, whole genome shotgun sequence genome, the region ACATCTCGTGCATGCCGTCGACAGACGCCGGGCTAACCGGAGCACGCAGGAGATgttactcaggtgctctaaccactaaaCTAATTTTCCTTCACTATTCCAACCCACGATTTCATTTCATTCATACTGCACATTAACCTTTAAGGTTCCAACTTTGAAATTTTCGAGCTCCTATACATTATTCTCACATTCTCTATTGAAGCtagctatttttatttttgaggGAGTTCAAGCTAGTTGTTAGGAGGCACTccaccctcttcttcttcctccgccaCCTGCAGCATCTTCATCACCGATGCGTCCACGCTGATCGCCTGCTTCTCCCTGATCTCCAGGTACTCCCGCCACGTCACGCCTCGGAACGCAGCCTTCGTccccggcggcacggcggccgcGAGCGGCGCCACCTTCATGTCGGCCGGCGGGCCGAGGAAGTAGGGCACGGAGATCCGGTCGCGCTCCCGGTTGACGACGGCGCGGTGGAGCGCGCTGCGGAAGCGGCCGTTGGTGAGCACCTGGAAGAGGTCGCCGAGCACGACCACcagcgcgcccggcggcgccggcaccgtCACCCACCGGTCGGGCTGCCGGCGGAGCAGCTGCAGCCCCGGCACGGGGCTCTGCAAGATGATCGTGATGAAGCCCGAGTCCGTGTGCACCGCCATCCCGATCGCGCGCTCCGGCTGCGGACACCTGGGGTACCTGCAGCCCGTGCACGGACACACGGACATCGTCAGAGCCGGAGCACGTACGTACGACAAGAAAAAGGTTGGTCATAGAGGTTTTGACGTACATGTTAAGGTGCGTCGTCGCCGTCAAGGTCTCGCGAATCTCCCGCTCcgtctcgccggcggcgatctGGGCGTCGGTGAGCCCGAGCGCCCCGAAGAGCATGTCGAGCAGCCTGACGCCGAGAGCCCTCATCTCCGCGTGGTGCTCCTCCATCACGTCGCTGGTCGCGTGCGGTCAACGCGGGCCCACACGTCAGCAAGCGTACGCGGAGCGTGACATCGCAATGCAGAAAGCACGTGACGTACCAGAAGCGGAGGtagtcgtcgccggcgtcgggcCAGACGCGGCGGAActcggcgcggacggcggccgCCGGGAACGTGTACCCCTCGGACCACATGTGATTGGAGAAGTTGAGCCGGGGCGCCCTACCGTAGCCGTTGAACTCCCCAGGGCGGCGCCCCGCGcgggccttctccgccgccgggaGCGCGAACAGGCGCGCGACCTGCTCCTCCACGCGCGCCGCCACTCCCGCGGCCACGCCGTGGCCGACGAGCAGGAACGCGCCCCACTCCTCGGcggcgcgccccgccgccgcccgcgccacgTCCGGGTCGCCGCCCAGGTCCACCACCGGCACCGCGtcaccccccgccgccgccttcaccgTCGGGTGGTCGTCGATCCCCGGCCACGCGTGCGTCTCCGGCACGCGCTCCGCGGACCGGAGTTCGAAGcagggagtggcggcggcggcggccggcgaggtcgtCATCGGCGACAGCATggtcggcggcgcgcgcggcttGTTGCAATGTGAGAACTGGATCGATCGGCACGAAGGTTGTCGCACCAACACTACTGTAGCAATATGCCAGAGAGTGTTCGATCATCCACTCCGAGCAAAGCAACACTTGTGCAAGGCAAGCGTGCAGCACGCTCGTGGCATGCAAGAGAGACAAAAACGGGTGACACTTTTGTTTGGGGCGCTGGCTGGCTGGTTTCAGTTTCAAACTTTAATTTGTGATGAGAAGCAGTTTCAGCTTTTTGATGAAAACCAGGGAGTGGTCAAGTGAGTGCACGAAAAGAGGTGAAGAGCGTGGCGTGGAGTGTTGGGTTTCTCCTCCTTAGCCTTTTCTTTGATAAGTTAATCCATTTTACCGTCAGATCGTCCAATGTGCGAAACCAGAAATCTTATCCACCTCTTCTCGCTTCCAGTCATATTCTCAACGTGAAAAGCTAGAAACGAAATTTTCGTGCAGCTTCCGAAAAACTAGAAGCTCAAAAAACTAAATCtatatgcaaaattgtaaagctcaattttgagtttttcataatttttttagcttagaaagctaaacacatcttttaAAAGTTAATGTtgatttttcagaaaaaaaatcttagAAAAACCTTAAAACTATAACTCACAGTTTATCGGTGCAATAGGACCGATGCATAAACTTGGCAACACAGCATCACCTTGGTGCTTTGGCCGAGAATGAGAtgtgtttggcagagctccatctgattctgattttacatgggagctgattctctaaGAGAAGTGATTTCCTTTGATTCtgtagcataaactcttaaaattaggatggagaATTACTTCACAAAATTAGGAGaatctacttttttcagctcccagcctcttaaTTCTTTTCAAATAATCAcaaagaatcacttctctctaaaaAACTATTTGGCAGGACTCCTACTggattcagcagagaatcacttctgggagttctgccaaacgcaccctgaGATGGAACGGCATGGGCTTAATGTTTGTGCTGACTAAAATAACATAGGGCTTTCG harbors:
- the LOC117848984 gene encoding gibberellin 3-beta-dioxygenase 1; this encodes MTTSPAAAAATPCFELRSAERVPETHAWPGIDDHPTVKAAAGGDAVPVVDLGGDPDVARAAAGRAAEEWGAFLLVGHGVAAGVAARVEEQVARLFALPAAEKARAGRRPGEFNGYGRAPRLNFSNHMWSEGYTFPAAAVRAEFRRVWPDAGDDYLRFCDVMEEHHAEMRALGVRLLDMLFGALGLTDAQIAAGETEREIRETLTATTHLNMYPRCPQPERAIGMAVHTDSGFITIILQSPVPGLQLLRRQPDRWVTVPAPPGALVVVLGDLFQVLTNGRFRSALHRAVVNRERDRISVPYFLGPPADMKVAPLAAAVPPGTKAAFRGVTWREYLEIREKQAISVDASVMKMLQVAEEEEEGGVPPNN